TGATGTTCGGTTGCTGAAACGCTGGGTTGTCGCTGTAGCTGTGCTAATGTGCTATGCAGCAAGCCTTTGGGCACCTGTACAAATAATTCGCATGCTGTTGATGGATGTTTCTGCAAATCTTTTGCTCCCATATGAACTGCAGGAAACTAATTAACTGTCTTGTTCTACCTTGCAATTTTTTTCCCGGAGATGCACAGGAGAGCTGTTGCGTATCAGGTTTGGTTCCACGTTTCATAGAAGGTCCAGTGACAATTTTCACTTGCACAAGGATCCAAAATATAGTAGAAAACAAGCCACACATTTTGTACATATAACGAAATGCCCACATGGTCCTCTAGTAGACTAGTACTAGCAGGCACGCGCACGAGGCGAGCATGCAAACGCAGGCGACCACAAAAAACTATCGTGGTCTGGAGCCAGAGATCCTCAGCGGCCGCTCGCGCCCGCCGTCACGGGGTGGTCGGCTCCAGCTCCGGCCGCCACGGGCTGCCGTGGTGGTGCAGCGGGTCCGGGCCCCCCGGCACGGACCGCAGCTCCGGCCTCACCCTCccagacgccgccgccgctgtccacGACGTTGACCACGCCGACGACGCGGCCTTCACCGCCGTGCCGCGCTgctgctcctccgccgccgtgtgCCGGTTCGCCGCACCAAGCCCACCGGCCCGACCTGAAGATCAAGAGCCAAAGAAAGGTCAGAGACCGACCACAGGAACATGACGAGCGCGACGCGGTTGATGCGAAAGAAAATGGAGAGGAGAAAAGGAAGACGATGAGTTTTTTTTAAGCCAAAAGGAAGATGATTTTACCAGGAATTACATGCATCAGATCGAGCATAATAATGCCAAATAAAAGGGAGAGGACATGAAGAGTTTTCTGGGAGagtgagagagagaaaaaatatTAAACGAAAGGTAAAGCTTGTTGTCGTACCAATGCCAAGGCGCCCATGAA
Above is a genomic segment from Panicum hallii strain FIL2 chromosome 8, PHallii_v3.1, whole genome shotgun sequence containing:
- the LOC112872312 gene encoding protein FLORAL ORGAN NUMBER2-like, producing MARFFLCLAAAACCLVLLVPPVHGRLGIGRAGGLGAANRHTAAEEQQRGTAVKAASSAWSTSWTAAAASGRVRPELRSVPGGPDPLHHHGSPWRPELEPTTP